The sequence CCCTTTCTACCATTCTACTACTGTCAAATCAGAAAGGGGCCTCACAGGACAGACATTGTGtattctctttgttctttaggttgccatggccaaagaattcatcgCCAAGTGACAAGCCTACTGGTGACGAGTCTCTGCATACTGAGCTAGGTCACAAAGACCTAGTTTGTTGCCAGAACCTCAGTTGAAGTTTTTCCAGCAAAGTGAATTTGCTTGCATACCTTTCAAAAACCATCATGGACCATGATGCTGCGATAAGACTGAAATAGTTTTAAAACACTAAATTATCATTAATCTGCTCTTAAAGAGTCAGTCTTTTCTTGCAAAAATCATTACCTTATCCTTATATCCCCAAATTTAAGGGGATTTAAGAATTTTACCCATGGTTTCTAAATTTTTGTCTCCCTGCAAGGATGACAAATACACAAGCCTTTGGCTTCTTTTGTTTTGTACTCTTGAACTATATTTTTCAGCATCTTTCTCACCATGACTCAAAAGTTTTATACTGAAGTCATCAATTACCCAAGCATATCTTGGTGTGAAAGATCTTATCAAACTGAACAATAgtaatgaatttcttttcttctcctcccgcCACAAATGTCACATCTTCATAATTATCATGAGTATATCTTGATATACAACAAAGTGTCCTATAAAATGTCAGTGACCACTTGATGTTAAGCAGCAAAGTGCAATGGAAAGACCTATACATGGAAAGTCCAAAGACTGAATTATGAATATTGGCTCTTGTGTCACATAGGCATTCTGGACCTATGAAGAGATTGAAAAAGGAAGGGATTGTCCTAGATAAATGATCTccaaatccaacaaatatttattaaatgcttgttatgtACATGGGGAAAAggatacaaacaaaaaacaaagtactCCCTGAGGCACATTCTACTTACTAGATAATATCTAACATCTGTATGGTGCTTTGACATTTAAGTTCTTTGTATATATTACTTGGTTTGAGCTTTGCAATAAAGCCTGTGGTATAGGCACTACAgatattaatattctcattttgaaGAATTAGCACAATAAAGCTGAGAGAGGTTAACTAAATTTCCCCCAAATCATACAGAAATAAATGTCAAAGGTAGATTCCCATATTTACTCAACAGTGTACAATATGGTATAATAATACTCATTGGCATAAGTCAGTTTttacctttctccttttttatgatcttttggggagGCAGACCATGCAGTgagactgctagatcaaaggctatgcacagttttaatGCCcattgggcacagttccaaattattctccagaatggttggatcatttcacaactcacACAACAAAGcaataatgtcccagttttcccatatacctaccaacatttatcattttttcctattatcttagccaatctaaaagaTATGAAGGGTCCCACAGTTCTATGCCAAAACCTTGAGGTTCAAACCAGActaaataatgatcaagaaatacaTTGAAAAACTACTCTAAGTGACTTCTTCCATGCCAGAATTTAATAGAAAGGTCTGCCAAAAACCCAAAGCcaatggggatgggggaagaggggaagagtcagggagaggaaggaaaaaatggctaaaaaatttacattaaaaactttttttatatttgaaggaaatcaaggaaaataaaaagtaggaagaaaggtCGAGTAGTAAAGATCTTCAACCAtattacaaaaatcatcaaaacaacATGAAACTGGATTAGGAAAGAATGCATGACCAAAGGACTAGAAaggatcacaaaagataaaatggacaatcttgaatatataaaattaaaattaaaaaggctttgcaaaaaaatccaaattcaacACAAGTATGAttataactggagaaaaaaagtttttctaataAAAGTTTCACTTAAGACATATATGgaaccaattcaaatatatacaaaagtaaaAGTTGTTCCCTACAATTGAcagttaaagaatatgaacaaacagttctcaaagaAATCCAGtatatctatattaaaaaaagattccaaattACTAAACATTAGAGATGATCATTAAAGTAACTGAAGTTCAACCTCTCACCCAATTTGTCAatactgataaataaaaatgataaatggtagaagggacttcaggaaaacaaatgaagctgtgcaaagcaatttggaactattgcCAAAAGTCAGTAAATTATGAAAATCCTTTACATCCAGCAATACAGGAACTGTGCTTAAACCATccttaaagagatcaaagagaaaaggtccctatatacaaatatctatatCAACTTCTTTTATAGTggtaaaaaattagaaactaaagaGGTACCCATTAATTAGGAAAAGGTTGAATATATATTATAGCATAcaaatgtaataaatactattttgctaaaaaaaattaagggaataatTTTAGGGAAACCTGGGAAGTTGAATTAACCAATGTAGAGTGAACAGCTAGAAGAACAACTGCGCAACATTACAAAAATTTGACAAACTTGATCATCCATGATTCCAAAAGAATGATACAAATTTACTCGACAAAGCAAAAGGAGCTATAAGATGTGACATTctgatagaaggaaaagaaaccatTGTCCCTCAGAATTTTAACATCTTCAAAGGGTACTGAGAGTTAAATAAGCAAAGGAGAGGTTCCAGGAGGTAGAttgattctgtttttaaggttttaagaggggaaaggaaaaataaaaggaataggaGAACAAGTGCAAATAGGAAAGCAAACTGAAGTCAGTACCATTATGGAGGGagtttaagaaaaatgaatatcagATCAGCCTTACTCTTACTTGAAATGGACAAAGAAGGGACTAGAGCGtctgaacagaaacagaaaaggcATCAAGAACTTACAATGTGAGGTCTTGGGCTTTTTCTGAAACCCAGCCGATTCCCTGATTACCTAGTCCAATCAccacattttagagatgaaaacaACCAATCACATAGATATTAACAAGAGAAGGTTGGATTCAATGCTCCATCTTGAGCCTAATTCAGGGTCCTTCCCTCATCTTTCCTCCTTACAGCAGCTCCACTTACTTTTCCAAAGCTGATTCCACTGGTTCATCCTTCCCTTCACTGGTTTACTGGAGCCATTTAGTAACCAAGTTAAATTGTATTCTCTCCAATTTAGAATTCCAGCATATTAGGAATGGAGGGGACACCAGATATGCTCTAGTCCAACCCCcatactttatagataaggaaattgaagctcagaagaGTCAGAAAGGAGTGTCCTATCAAAGAGCATGTGACTACTAGGAGCAAAGCTAGGATCTGGACAAGGTTTCTTAAATTCCCAGGATAGTGTTCTTTCCCTCTTGTGGGACGACTTAAAAAATCCTCTCCTTATCCTTTCGCTTTGAATCCAAAGTTCTGTGATTTAGCAACTTATTTTGTTCTAATAATCTAGGTTTATTCTTAGAATCTAGGTCTTATTCTTTAGAAGTAAGTAATCTTACTTCTAAAAGGCtctaagaattattttctccataaaaaatattaatgttgctttatttttataatcttcatgttgataaatgttttattcagaAAGTAGATTTCTTCAGCTTAGAAGCACTCTATATAATAGGAGacaatatttcataataaataGTTGCTTTTTCCAAACACAAAAGGGCAAGAAATATAATGTATGTTACCCACTAAAAGTCAATCATATAGCCTATAATTATTTTGGGctatgaaaaatataagaaacaaagtagaacaaaacaaaaaacatgatcTGATAGCTGCAAAATCTAGCCAAAAttagttaaaaaggaaaaaaaattctcagacaCAAGCAATTCTTTTATAAATCATGGTAGTGTTATTAAAAATAACCATCCTCAGTGCTAACATTTAGCAAAATAAAGCAATACATTAAATacaatgataataaattatatttcaaaattataacaAAGTTATAATACTTTCATTTGACAACACTGGATTTTATCAACAAGGAGATGGCCATTTCTACTCAAATGACATTTAACATGTCAAAGCAACATGTCACTCAAGTGacatttcttttacaaaatgccAGTAGTGGATCTTTTTCAAAACATACTTAAAAACTCATCCCCtgggttctctttgagaacatgTTTTAGCTTTCCATGTTcattttgttatctatttttgaaatttttaagtatttggaATCACAACTATTGGAAGCAAGGTGCTCCCTCAAtgacacaaaaatattaagaTCCTAATGATTTATTTGGGGCTAGGCACTTTCTGTTATTCTGGCTAGGTGATCATGTAGATTAATACAAATGCActttatggtttttttaattcctGTAGCACTTTGTTCTACATTTATTATAAAGTGACTTATCCCTGTATTGGGGCTGACTGAACTGAGGTCCGATTTGGTTAGATTTGATGGTAAGTTACAGTCTAGATCAACTACAAAATAAGTAAACATGTTTCTCATGTAAGCCCCATGACTCACCACCAATATATTAGCATCTAATACTTGGGAAACACTCTCTGAATTAAGATCAGATCCACAATTGCTTCCTAATGAAAATATTCCTGTTAGAAAGGCCTCCCGGCCACTGTCCATTATTCCTGATGAGGGCTTTTCTTTCTGACCCACTTCATCCAGTACTAGTtgacaaagaaattcaaaaaagtCCTTTGCTCGTAATTTcacctaaaacaaaagaaaacaaaaaattaggaATTTCCAATAAGTAATTTAACTCcattttaacatttcaaaaaaataaaacaattaaaagtgacctcagaggtcatttcaATCCCATAAAGCCTGCAACATAACTTTTTTTCATGCTTCTTAACCCAGCTCAAAAACAAGAAATCTATTAACTAACAAGGGAATCCATTAGGTTTTAGGTTACAAAATGTAATTCTTAGTTCTTCCTTATGTTGAAGCAAGATTTATCTTTTCTCTAACTTCTACCCTCCTGGACTCCTCTGGAGACCAGGAATTTATGTCTAATTCTGCTTTCCCAAGAGGATCTCGTTAAGACATTTAAAGAGGGTGGTATCTTTTCTAGAGAAACTTCAGTTTATAACTATCTAAATTGCATCCCCCTAAGCTACACATGGTACTTAAAGAGTACAGGAGTACAACCATTTCCctaatttgttcatttgtttaaaaCATCTATGcaatttgtcttttatattaCTTCTACTTTTATTCCTTCCAGAGAGGTTGCACAGAAGTGGATAGAGAATTAAGTTACAAAGTCAGGAAAGCCTGGATTCAAGCCTTCTGCTACATAATGAAGATGGGAAAGGGGAGGGCTCTAGTCAAATCATTTAATAGCTCAATGCTCAGTACTGGGGCATTACCAAGTTCTGAATAAAAGTCTGGCAATGACAATCATAGGCTTGCTCAATGAAtttaagtaacatttttttttcatagcaatTGTCCTAAGTGTCTGGAGAGAATGCAGCGTCAATGGCAGACCCACATTGAAATAAAGGTTTTATGTCAGCCTTTCAAGCTGCACACATAATGGGCAATTAATCaacccacaaacatttattaagcacttatgttaCAGAAGCTCCAGTATGTATCAGATAAGTGATATATGATAAATTttatcaattcaacaaatatttaataatttattgagcAGCAATGTGTTAGACTCTGCCGCTCAGCAGTGGGGACAAAACTAAGACTAATCTCATCTGCTTAAAAATCCAAGTTAAATATAGTCAAAGCATTTGTCAATGTCTCCTGATATCTGTGACTACACATTATCTACACCTTTCAAATAAACctacttgggattttttttaattggtcaCCTTTCTGTACCCCTTTTTATTTGTCCCTACTTTACCTTTTAATAAGATTTCTGTGTGCAGCACAATTTTGAAGGTCTTCAGGATTATTCCTGTCTTACTTGGTTTCTgacctcccctcctttttttttttaaatttatttttaatggtattttatctttccaaatacatgcaaaatatcttcaacatttatcttcaaaaaaccttgtattccaaatttctctttatgtctccccttcccaagacaacaagcaatctgatataggttaaacatgtgcaattcttgtaaacatatttccatatttatcatgttgagggaaaaaaagcaaaaacaaaaacacaagaaagggaaaataagcaaacaaaaaaggtgaaaaagataTGCTCTGATcgacattcagtcttcatagttctctctctggatggagatgaCACAATCAATGCCTTGAATCAAAAGAGTCAAGTCTGTCagtgttgatcatcacataatcttattgtatataatgtttttagttgtgctcacttcactcaatatcacTTCAtgatctttccaggtctttctgaaatgagc comes from Sarcophilus harrisii chromosome 5, mSarHar1.11, whole genome shotgun sequence and encodes:
- the TIGAR gene encoding fructose-2,6-bisphosphatase TIGAR, coding for MARFALTVVRHGETRYNREKILQGQGVDEPLSETGFRQASAAGEFLKNVKFTHVFSSDLTRTKQTTAMILEKSKFCKEATVIYDRRLRERKYGIAEGKPLCELKALAKAAGEQCPNFTPPEGETLDQVKLRAKDFFEFLCQLVLDEVGQKEKPSSGIMDSGREAFLTGIFSLGSNCGSDLNSESVSQVLDANILVVSHGAYMRNMFTYFVVDLDCNLPSNLTKSDLSSVSPNTGISHFIINVEQSATGIKKTIKCICINLHDHLARITESA